The following coding sequences lie in one Heyndrickxia oleronia genomic window:
- a CDS encoding pentapeptide repeat-containing protein — protein sequence MSNQQDSSEDFTYAHLRADCGNCFGLCCVALPFAATTDFAIDKEGGKPCPNLQNDFRCQIHRDLRQKGFRGCTVFDCLGAGQKVSQVTFKGNDWRESQETARQMFRVFPIVQQLHEMLWYLTQALSLEVTKSIHNDLRKAMEETEILSELDPDSLIGIDIPLHREKINRLLLRTSDLVREGSEFNSKTSRKHQKLLGKRMDLIGSNLKGADLKGANLRGAFLIAADLREADLRMTDMIGADLRDADLRGADLTGSIFLTQVQINAAKGNSRTKLPKSLIRPGHWSSEDY from the coding sequence TTGTCCAATCAACAAGATTCATCAGAAGATTTTACCTATGCACATCTACGTGCAGATTGTGGGAATTGTTTCGGTTTGTGCTGTGTTGCGTTACCATTTGCGGCAACAACAGATTTTGCTATAGACAAAGAAGGGGGAAAGCCTTGCCCAAACTTACAGAATGATTTTCGTTGTCAAATCCATCGTGATTTAAGACAAAAAGGATTTCGGGGCTGTACGGTGTTTGATTGCTTAGGAGCAGGACAAAAGGTTTCTCAAGTTACATTTAAAGGGAATGATTGGCGTGAATCTCAAGAGACAGCGAGGCAGATGTTTAGGGTTTTCCCAATTGTTCAACAACTTCACGAAATGCTTTGGTACCTTACTCAGGCTTTGTCATTAGAAGTTACGAAAAGTATCCATAATGATCTTCGCAAAGCGATGGAGGAAACAGAAATCCTTTCTGAACTTGATCCGGATTCACTGATTGGTATAGATATTCCTTTACATAGGGAAAAGATTAATCGATTACTTTTGCGTACAAGTGATCTTGTACGTGAAGGAAGTGAATTCAATTCTAAGACATCAAGGAAGCATCAGAAACTTCTCGGTAAAAGAATGGATCTAATTGGATCAAATCTAAAAGGTGCTGATCTAAAAGGTGCAAATTTAAGAGGTGCGTTTCTCATAGCGGCAGATCTGAGAGAGGCTGATTTAAGAATGACCGATATGATCGGAGCTGATTTAAGGGATGCAGACTTAAGAGGTGCTGACCTGACTGGTAGTATATTTTTGACCCAAGTTCAGATTAACGCAGCAAAAGGCAACTCGAGAACTAAATTACCAAAATCACTCATCCGACCTGGACATTGGTCAAGTGAGGACTATTAA
- a CDS encoding MFS transporter, with product MFKERNFLFLWLGQVVSIFGGRFSELVIPWMVLQITHSPMKAALVAISTQIAPLFLSLPAGVIIEQRSKKKTAMYAEFIRTVTMTLLVIIIMAEKFNLFLIMTILLVTGLAGLFFRIAFHSLLPMVAGRNHLVDVHNYMEGADAISTLIGPVLAGIALSKMGAAATLGIDAFSFFLSFISLMLITVTNRDLRNNNEPLWSKELFNQGVEGIKMLFSTRIQRFITLNHLVLHFITHSITLLVIILAKQNLELSASQTGILLSGAGVGNIIGIFMMKLLKNAHWNLLYGTLLLCSSCGIIIVSFSANLWFAFIGMLLFDGALSMAFVINGAARQMVTPNQFLARVSSGGLLLTGIVVIFANGFAGSVAEWINPVSALLICSCILFLNSCISYRQKQLNRSVASFSVDTK from the coding sequence ATGTTTAAAGAAAGAAACTTTCTTTTTTTATGGTTAGGTCAGGTTGTTTCGATTTTTGGAGGAAGATTTAGTGAACTAGTGATTCCTTGGATGGTTTTACAGATCACTCATTCACCTATGAAGGCAGCGTTGGTTGCTATAAGTACGCAAATAGCACCATTATTTTTATCGCTCCCAGCAGGTGTTATTATCGAACAAAGGTCAAAGAAGAAGACTGCGATGTATGCAGAATTTATTAGAACGGTAACAATGACCCTCCTCGTCATCATTATAATGGCGGAGAAATTTAATCTTTTTTTAATAATGACTATATTGTTAGTAACAGGATTAGCAGGATTATTTTTTCGGATAGCCTTTCACTCGCTCCTTCCGATGGTTGCAGGGAGAAATCATCTGGTCGATGTCCACAATTATATGGAAGGTGCGGATGCGATTAGTACATTAATTGGACCAGTATTAGCAGGTATCGCCTTATCTAAAATGGGTGCAGCAGCTACATTAGGAATCGATGCGTTTTCCTTTTTTCTGTCATTTATTAGTTTAATGCTAATCACAGTAACTAATCGTGATTTAAGAAATAACAATGAGCCTTTATGGTCCAAAGAATTATTTAACCAAGGCGTTGAAGGTATAAAGATGTTGTTTTCTACACGAATTCAACGTTTTATTACATTGAATCATCTAGTCCTTCATTTTATTACCCACTCCATTACTTTACTTGTTATTATCCTTGCAAAGCAAAATTTAGAGTTATCTGCTAGCCAAACGGGAATTCTACTTTCCGGAGCGGGAGTGGGAAATATTATTGGAATATTTATGATGAAGCTTTTGAAGAATGCTCATTGGAATTTACTTTACGGTACATTATTATTGTGTTCGAGCTGTGGTATTATTATTGTCAGTTTCTCAGCTAATTTGTGGTTTGCGTTTATAGGAATGCTACTATTTGATGGAGCTTTGTCCATGGCATTTGTTATTAATGGAGCAGCAAGACAAATGGTTACACCTAATCAATTTTTAGCTCGAGTAAGTAGTGGTGGGCTTCTTCTGACGGGAATTGTAGTGATTTTTGCAAATGGATTTGCAGGGAGTGTTGCAGAATGGATAAACCCTGTTTCTGCACTGTTAATATGTTCATGTATATTATTCTTGAACAGTTGCATTTCCTATAGACAGAAACAGTTAAATAGATCAGTAGCTTCCTTTTCAGTGGATACAAAATAA
- a CDS encoding copper resistance protein CopC, translated as MFPEQKRLLDKEGTLIKKIKNVLPIFFTLFIGFSLIFIQVPKAEAHSTLIETTPEKMEVTDSSPKFLELRFNEPIEQDLADITIYDWNAKPVISKQSVGGEKRSKVLHINLPNLKQGTYTVQWSVVSLDGHPVSGSYMFAVGKETKGGAESIKSKDGSSIPLLVATRTIVEILLLIGGGLYWFHLLAKRKKFVEQDILPKKVKLISSFILLLGTILELLVYTLSLPDGLFQTIIHGRWDLLIHFPFIVMVAVQLLLIILLFIPEMVEAWYLVIWFLLVIIPAFGGHVWGMEHPYIAAVPRTIHQLSIALWVGALSYLVIYLIRNKLFSKEKLSTTFRSFFVKNVLTASIMVIISGIIMVILQTGWSTVITEWGNWSTILFVKIFLVVLMLLFALYQTLKWKKIGRFSTPRILRIEWLIALVIIFLGVWLSQSAYPIPSKSYNSVLTSGQEKVQVKIAKLQAGDQKMTLTFPASENHAPDRVQVSMEMPKHGMKSGPFIATLKKDGVYQVELPFTMSGTWDMTIQAEYTEMESKEWKDQVFVNLSRNE; from the coding sequence GTGTTTCCAGAGCAAAAAAGATTACTAGATAAGGAGGGGACACTTATTAAAAAAATAAAAAATGTTTTACCTATATTCTTTACATTATTTATCGGATTTTCGCTTATATTTATTCAAGTACCAAAAGCAGAAGCACACTCGACACTTATTGAGACGACACCTGAAAAGATGGAGGTTACCGACTCTTCTCCAAAGTTTTTAGAGCTTCGTTTTAATGAACCGATTGAACAGGATTTGGCAGATATTACGATATATGATTGGAATGCAAAGCCTGTAATTTCAAAACAATCCGTTGGCGGAGAGAAGCGTTCCAAGGTGCTACATATAAATTTGCCAAACCTTAAGCAAGGAACCTATACCGTACAGTGGAGTGTAGTATCCTTAGATGGCCACCCTGTTAGCGGGTCATATATGTTTGCGGTTGGTAAGGAAACAAAGGGTGGGGCGGAATCAATTAAATCAAAAGACGGAAGTTCCATTCCTCTTTTAGTAGCAACTAGAACAATTGTTGAAATCCTCTTATTAATAGGAGGAGGATTATATTGGTTTCATTTACTAGCTAAAAGGAAGAAATTCGTAGAACAAGATATATTACCAAAAAAAGTTAAACTAATAAGTTCTTTCATTCTATTACTAGGAACTATATTGGAATTGCTGGTTTACACGTTGTCATTACCTGATGGCTTATTTCAAACTATCATCCATGGACGATGGGATTTATTAATTCATTTTCCTTTCATTGTTATGGTTGCAGTTCAGCTTCTACTTATCATATTACTTTTCATACCTGAAATGGTGGAAGCATGGTATCTAGTTATTTGGTTTTTACTGGTTATTATACCTGCATTTGGCGGGCATGTTTGGGGAATGGAGCATCCTTATATAGCTGCAGTTCCACGGACTATTCACCAACTATCAATCGCACTATGGGTTGGTGCCTTGAGCTATTTAGTAATCTATCTAATTAGAAATAAATTGTTCTCTAAGGAAAAACTATCGACTACATTCCGTTCGTTTTTCGTAAAAAATGTTCTAACAGCTTCAATAATGGTCATAATCTCTGGAATCATTATGGTCATTTTACAAACTGGATGGTCCACTGTCATTACAGAGTGGGGAAATTGGAGTACGATTTTATTTGTTAAAATTTTTCTTGTCGTATTAATGCTACTCTTTGCATTGTATCAGACATTAAAATGGAAAAAGATTGGGCGATTTTCCACTCCACGAATACTACGGATCGAATGGCTAATTGCATTGGTGATAATATTTTTGGGTGTTTGGCTAAGCCAATCTGCATATCCAATACCAAGCAAATCTTATAATAGTGTTTTAACCTCTGGACAAGAAAAAGTTCAAGTGAAAATCGCTAAATTACAAGCGGGAGATCAAAAGATGACATTAACATTTCCTGCTTCTGAAAATCATGCGCCTGATAGAGTACAAGTTTCTATGGAAATGCCAAAGCATGGTATGAAATCTGGACCTTTTATAGCAACACTTAAAAAAGATGGAGTTTATCAGGTTGAACTACCATTTACAATGTCAGGTACTTGGGATATGACTATACAGGCAGAGTATACTGAAATGGAGAGTAAAGAGTGGAAGGATCAAGTATTTGTCAATTTAAGTAGAAATGAATAA
- a CDS encoding DUF1648 domain-containing protein: MLISVFLILMLFIIAIQTALPYLVKRTVVFGVTIPDQYITNLTLSSYKRRYSRTVFLLSVIAILIYTFWVLKGEASEEFLVLTGVAIQFGVIVLSMSLYFYFHAKTIQLKKSKKWGENVKQVRITDIAVRSQDEMLPWYIYIIPMVVTLGVIGYTLIQYKHLPQQIPMHWGPDGKPDSFTEKNPFSVHILSLILLVMQFMFLGINEMTKKSGIKLSATSTDASRIRQLTLRKYSSWFLFIVSILISMLFAFLQLTTIHTGLMSDAYVMFIPFIFLILILIGTVIFSVKVGKSDNQLNISPIEGIVDMNDDQYWKGGLFYFNKNDPSIFVEKRFGVGWTMNFANPIGYLCIFGPIILILVLTFFA, encoded by the coding sequence ATGTTGATATCGGTATTTTTAATCCTAATGTTGTTTATTATCGCAATACAAACAGCACTTCCGTATTTAGTTAAACGAACCGTAGTGTTTGGGGTAACCATTCCAGATCAATACATTACTAATTTAACCCTTTCATCTTATAAAAGAAGATATTCAAGAACAGTATTTTTGCTATCAGTCATTGCTATTCTTATTTATACTTTTTGGGTATTAAAGGGAGAGGCATCTGAGGAATTTCTTGTGTTAACAGGGGTAGCTATACAGTTTGGGGTTATTGTTCTAAGTATGTCATTATATTTTTATTTTCACGCAAAAACGATTCAACTTAAAAAATCAAAGAAATGGGGAGAGAATGTTAAACAGGTTAGAATTACAGACATAGCAGTTCGTTCACAAGATGAAATGCTCCCATGGTATATATACATCATTCCGATGGTAGTTACATTAGGAGTGATTGGTTATACATTGATTCAATATAAGCATTTGCCTCAACAAATTCCAATGCACTGGGGACCGGATGGCAAACCAGATTCCTTTACAGAGAAGAATCCTTTTTCTGTCCATATTTTATCTCTCATATTATTGGTAATGCAATTTATGTTTTTAGGTATAAATGAAATGACCAAGAAATCTGGAATAAAATTAAGTGCAACTAGTACCGATGCATCTCGGATTCGTCAACTAACCTTACGAAAGTATTCAAGTTGGTTTTTGTTTATTGTTAGTATTCTTATCTCGATGCTGTTTGCCTTTTTACAGCTAACGACAATTCATACAGGTTTAATGTCTGACGCTTATGTAATGTTTATTCCATTCATATTTTTAATTTTAATTTTAATTGGCACAGTTATATTCTCAGTAAAAGTGGGAAAATCTGATAATCAATTAAATATTTCACCAATAGAAGGAATTGTAGATATGAATGATGATCAATATTGGAAGGGTGGACTCTTCTATTTTAATAAAAATGATCCATCTATTTTTGTTGAAAAGAGGTTTGGAGTCGGCTGGACAATGAATTTTGCAAATCCTATTGGTTATCTCTGTATATTTGGTCCAATTATTTTAATATTAGTATTAACGTTTTTTGCGTAA
- a CDS encoding YbaK/EbsC family protein: MSLERVRDHFNQWNREQDIMEFETSSATVEEAANTIGVIPARIAKTLSFRGEGENAILIVAAGDAKIDNKKFRQSFGMKARMLSPEEVLEQTGHMIGGVCPFGLEKDLDIFLDVSLKRFDTVFPACGSTNSAIELTIDELFQFSFAKEWVDVCKGWEAVENREKEPLDSHVK, translated from the coding sequence ATGTCACTTGAACGTGTTAGAGATCATTTTAACCAGTGGAATCGAGAACAGGATATAATGGAATTTGAAACATCCAGTGCGACTGTTGAAGAGGCTGCTAATACAATTGGTGTGATACCAGCCCGAATTGCAAAAACATTATCCTTCAGAGGAGAAGGAGAAAATGCCATTTTAATTGTTGCAGCTGGCGATGCAAAAATTGATAACAAGAAATTCCGCCAGTCTTTTGGCATGAAAGCTCGTATGCTATCACCGGAAGAAGTACTAGAACAAACTGGACATATGATTGGTGGGGTTTGTCCATTTGGATTAGAAAAAGATTTAGACATCTTTTTAGATGTTTCATTAAAACGATTCGATACTGTTTTCCCTGCTTGTGGAAGCACAAATTCCGCAATTGAATTAACTATTGATGAATTATTTCAATTCTCCTTTGCAAAAGAATGGGTAGATGTTTGCAAAGGTTGGGAAGCTGTAGAAAATAGGGAAAAGGAGCCGCTCGATAGTCATGTAAAATAA
- a CDS encoding phosphotransferase — MEEKTCEQIKEDIFNTLKMRYKLDILSDKKINKGYLNYKWKIYTDKGNFFVKQYNKKRYPDEMLDGLERFLNQHAYLYENGIPCPKLFIYEKKYVQYSIGGERFVLMELKNGNMIEAGSATIDQMDSLGSIIGKMHKLLNTKRQVDLPLHWEIPSKKK; from the coding sequence ATGGAAGAAAAAACTTGTGAACAAATTAAAGAAGATATTTTTAATACCCTTAAAATGAGATATAAATTAGATATTTTGAGTGATAAAAAGATCAATAAAGGTTATCTGAATTATAAATGGAAAATATACACGGATAAGGGGAACTTTTTTGTAAAGCAATACAATAAAAAACGTTATCCAGACGAAATGTTAGATGGATTGGAACGATTTTTGAACCAGCATGCCTATTTATATGAAAATGGGATACCATGTCCTAAACTATTTATTTATGAGAAAAAGTATGTACAGTATTCAATAGGCGGTGAACGATTTGTTTTAATGGAACTAAAAAATGGGAATATGATTGAGGCAGGTTCTGCTACAATCGACCAAATGGATAGTTTAGGAAGTATTATAGGAAAAATGCACAAATTACTAAATACAAAAAGGCAAGTTGATTTGCCTTTACATTGGGAGATTCCTTCCAAAAAAAAATGA
- a CDS encoding GNAT family N-acetyltransferase: MLVHDKIRLRPIRLPHDILIAYPWYQDREVLYYSEGKGTNPYTRETINKMYSYLSKIGEVYIIEIKQSEEWIPIGDATLSKEMLPIVIGVKKYRSKGYGQQVLRLLIDRARKLNWSKLVVRKIFIYNTASKKLFESFGFDVISTSVDQYGRVYESLELYLK; the protein is encoded by the coding sequence ATGTTAGTTCATGATAAGATTCGACTCCGGCCAATTCGTCTACCTCATGACATTTTGATAGCCTACCCTTGGTATCAAGATAGAGAAGTTCTTTATTATTCTGAGGGAAAAGGAACAAATCCCTATACTAGAGAAACGATTAATAAAATGTATTCTTACCTTAGTAAAATAGGTGAAGTCTATATTATTGAAATCAAGCAGAGTGAAGAATGGATTCCTATCGGTGATGCTACACTATCAAAAGAAATGCTACCAATTGTAATTGGAGTTAAAAAGTATAGATCAAAAGGTTATGGGCAACAAGTATTGAGATTATTAATCGATAGAGCAAGAAAACTTAACTGGAGTAAATTAGTGGTGAGGAAAATATTTATATATAATACAGCATCTAAGAAACTTTTTGAAAGTTTCGGCTTCGATGTAATTAGCACAAGTGTTGATCAGTATGGAAGAGTGTATGAAAGCTTGGAATTATATTTAAAGTAG
- a CDS encoding class I SAM-dependent methyltransferase: MKLLDPSTFPDWVSPHSVHWYEQLSNLQGKYEYPWNSIYSEPNGETTFDKEVARMIKEKKVLDIGCGHGEFTMKCSHLAKEITGFDMTDRFIKVGNENKRPNMSFVVGNSKDPLPFNQEAFDCAYNRKGPTSSYLSLKQVVKSGGEILGLHPSDEMGKELPQLFPNFFSPSQGTPILNTLKQRLEQSHFSFAVVEIVNSLEYLQSPIDVIKYRCFGQNPNIFHRIKEENIDEITRIFKQNTSENGLPITFSHYIVRAVV, from the coding sequence ATGAAATTACTGGACCCCTCAACATTTCCAGATTGGGTATCACCTCATTCCGTTCATTGGTATGAACAACTAAGTAATCTGCAAGGAAAATATGAGTATCCCTGGAATTCCATATACTCAGAACCTAATGGTGAAACTACTTTTGATAAAGAAGTAGCTAGAATGATTAAAGAAAAAAAGGTGCTAGATATAGGCTGTGGTCATGGAGAGTTTACTATGAAGTGTAGTCACTTAGCGAAAGAGATTACTGGATTTGATATGACTGATCGATTTATAAAAGTTGGAAATGAAAATAAGCGCCCAAATATGTCGTTTGTAGTTGGTAATTCTAAAGATCCTCTTCCTTTTAACCAGGAAGCATTTGATTGTGCATATAATCGAAAAGGGCCGACATCCTCCTATCTTTCTCTTAAACAAGTAGTAAAAAGTGGTGGAGAAATTTTGGGACTTCATCCAAGTGATGAGATGGGGAAAGAATTGCCACAATTATTTCCTAATTTCTTTTCACCGTCTCAAGGCACACCTATTTTAAACACTTTAAAGCAAAGACTCGAACAAAGTCATTTTTCCTTTGCAGTCGTAGAAATTGTCAATAGCCTCGAATATTTACAATCTCCAATAGACGTTATAAAATATCGCTGTTTTGGGCAAAATCCTAACATATTTCATAGGATAAAAGAAGAAAACATTGACGAAATAACAAGGATATTTAAACAAAACACATCGGAAAATGGCCTACCAATTACTTTTTCACATTATATTGTTCGAGCTGTTGTTTAA
- a CDS encoding phosphotransferase codes for MMDNWLSRWDEAIKLKDEIVLPILEKQRKIIKRMHLEHFSQCEKGWAHWDLFVDNVLFTSNQVAAILDFDRMNYVFPEFDLSRAILSCCLKDNYLQLEPVSAYFEGYRDYCDITLQKLVRSIRLTWWKESSWIRAGKSVEKTLQRFFEENKWIGDNWNELEFIFSEINLLHH; via the coding sequence ATGATGGATAATTGGCTGAGTAGATGGGACGAAGCTATAAAATTAAAAGATGAGATCGTTCTACCTATATTGGAAAAACAACGGAAGATTATTAAACGGATGCATTTAGAACACTTTTCTCAATGTGAAAAAGGCTGGGCACATTGGGATTTATTTGTTGATAATGTATTGTTTACATCAAATCAGGTTGCAGCAATCCTCGACTTTGATCGAATGAACTATGTGTTTCCGGAGTTTGACTTATCCAGAGCCATTTTATCTTGTTGTTTAAAGGATAATTATCTACAGTTAGAGCCTGTATCTGCATATTTTGAAGGTTATCGTGATTATTGTGACATAACTTTACAAAAATTGGTACGATCGATACGGTTAACATGGTGGAAGGAATCTAGTTGGATTAGAGCAGGAAAGAGTGTAGAGAAAACATTACAACGATTTTTTGAGGAAAATAAGTGGATCGGTGACAATTGGAATGAATTAGAATTTATTTTTTCAGAAATAAATTTACTTCATCATTAA
- a CDS encoding SPL family radical SAM protein encodes MKDYMYKHPKSILNKGTGFLSGYSHTLNPYTGCSFGCTYCYVRQMPVSLFHEGEWGEWVDIKNGAATLLKKELKRAKSKGRVTIFMSSSTDPYQPIEYKEKITRSLLEVMVEESPDFLFVQTRSPLVRRDIDLLQQLKEKVRVSMTIETDQESIRKHFTPEAPPIKARLKTLQLLGEAGIPIQATIAPVLPSSEEFPHQLRSIVDRVCIDDFFMGDGSGGKRTSRLGIKTKYETLNLEEWYSPSAYRKIYERFIQVFSEDQVLISKHGFEP; translated from the coding sequence ATGAAAGATTATATGTATAAACATCCCAAATCCATTCTAAACAAAGGAACAGGTTTTTTGTCAGGTTATTCCCACACACTTAATCCATATACGGGTTGTTCATTTGGTTGCACTTATTGCTATGTGCGACAGATGCCCGTATCTCTATTTCATGAAGGTGAATGGGGAGAATGGGTCGATATAAAAAATGGTGCAGCTACGTTGCTAAAAAAAGAACTTAAAAGAGCAAAGTCAAAAGGAAGGGTAACCATTTTCATGTCTTCCAGTACTGACCCATATCAACCCATTGAATATAAGGAGAAGATAACAAGGTCATTGCTTGAAGTAATGGTTGAAGAATCACCCGATTTTTTATTTGTTCAAACAAGAAGTCCACTTGTTCGCAGAGATATTGACTTACTACAGCAATTAAAAGAAAAAGTGAGGGTAAGTATGACGATTGAAACAGATCAGGAATCTATTCGTAAACATTTTACTCCAGAAGCACCTCCTATCAAGGCACGACTCAAGACATTACAATTATTAGGTGAAGCAGGAATTCCAATCCAAGCTACTATCGCACCGGTTCTACCTAGTAGTGAAGAGTTTCCTCATCAATTACGTTCAATCGTAGACCGTGTATGTATTGATGATTTTTTTATGGGGGATGGTAGCGGTGGAAAGAGGACAAGTAGACTTGGTATAAAAACGAAATATGAAACACTTAACTTGGAAGAATGGTATAGTCCTTCAGCATATAGGAAAATTTATGAAAGGTTTATACAAGTATTTTCTGAAGATCAGGTTTTAATCAGTAAACATGGTTTTGAGCCATAA
- a CDS encoding GntR family transcriptional regulator, with product MIIQIEPHSDIPIYTQLTNQIIEGIARGEMKPGDALPSVRSFAADLGVNMHTVNKSYHELERKGIIRIIPKSGAVINSPDVIVKEAHHFMRIKEEFKLVVAEALVLGMTKEQIRENIQSIILDLKGEPK from the coding sequence ATGATCATTCAAATTGAGCCTCATTCAGATATCCCGATATATACTCAGTTAACGAATCAAATAATCGAAGGTATAGCGAGAGGTGAGATGAAGCCAGGTGATGCTCTTCCATCAGTAAGATCATTTGCGGCAGACTTAGGCGTAAATATGCATACTGTCAATAAAAGCTATCATGAGTTAGAGAGAAAAGGGATAATTAGGATCATTCCAAAGTCTGGAGCAGTTATTAATTCGCCAGATGTTATAGTTAAAGAAGCCCATCACTTTATGAGAATAAAGGAAGAATTTAAACTAGTTGTTGCTGAAGCCTTAGTTTTGGGGATGACTAAAGAGCAAATTCGGGAAAATATTCAATCTATCATTTTAGATTTAAAGGGAGAGCCAAAATAA
- a CDS encoding YcnI family protein, with protein MKKQSKIMSIILMMFALFLIVPVVADAHVTVQPDVSTTNAYEKYTVRVPVEKEINTTEIKLEVPKDVDLVSVLPMTGWDYQLEKNENDKITAVVWKANNGGIKSGEFVEFSFIGANPSKPGEVSWKALQTYQDGSVVEWVGPAGSDEPASITKIQEGDSVKPHAESSHSDHKDSNKTEADNASTNWLPIVLSVIAILLALISLLRKRK; from the coding sequence ATGAAAAAACAAAGTAAAATCATGTCAATCATATTAATGATGTTCGCATTATTTCTTATCGTACCTGTGGTAGCAGATGCACATGTGACCGTACAACCAGATGTAAGTACAACTAATGCATATGAAAAATATACTGTTCGAGTACCAGTAGAAAAAGAGATCAATACAACAGAAATTAAGCTCGAAGTTCCCAAAGATGTTGATCTTGTTTCGGTACTTCCAATGACTGGATGGGATTATCAATTAGAAAAAAATGAAAATGATAAGATCACTGCTGTTGTATGGAAAGCTAATAATGGTGGGATTAAGTCAGGAGAATTTGTTGAGTTTTCATTTATCGGTGCAAACCCGAGTAAGCCAGGGGAAGTGAGCTGGAAGGCACTACAAACATATCAAGATGGGTCAGTGGTAGAATGGGTTGGACCTGCTGGATCTGATGAGCCTGCTTCAATAACAAAAATCCAAGAAGGCGATTCAGTAAAACCTCATGCGGAAAGCAGTCATTCTGATCACAAGGATAGCAATAAAACAGAAGCTGATAATGCGAGCACAAATTGGCTACCAATAGTGCTTTCAGTTATTGCTATATTACTTGCTTTGATTAGTTTATTGCGCAAACGTAAGTAA
- a CDS encoding class I SAM-dependent methyltransferase: MINSLEKNKTSWDKEAHRFFARNPLPEYGPLAPFEDDLHLFGDVTNKKILEIGCGSGHSLKYLDEQQAKEIWGIDLSTAQINTAAEVLKDTRSDVKLLESPMEEDPGLPHQYFDIVFSIYALGWTTNLEKTLDNINKYLKSGGTFIFSWEHPLYNRIKNNDGDLRLIKSYHEEGSYDHEAWSSPAMMQQFKLSTYINSLISHGFMIEKMIEDVCISDDIIPKHVNGWYSYEKAKMIPTTLIIKSRKI; the protein is encoded by the coding sequence ATGATTAATTCACTAGAAAAAAATAAGACCAGTTGGGATAAAGAAGCGCATCGTTTCTTTGCAAGAAATCCTCTTCCTGAGTATGGACCATTGGCTCCTTTTGAGGATGATCTCCACTTATTTGGAGATGTAACGAATAAAAAAATTTTGGAAATCGGCTGTGGAAGTGGTCATTCATTGAAATATTTAGATGAACAACAAGCTAAAGAGATTTGGGGAATCGATCTCTCTACAGCTCAAATTAATACAGCAGCAGAAGTACTAAAAGATACTCGGTCTGATGTGAAGTTGTTAGAATCACCAATGGAAGAGGATCCGGGTTTACCACATCAATATTTTGATATTGTCTTTTCCATCTATGCGCTGGGTTGGACCACAAACTTAGAAAAAACTTTAGACAATATAAATAAGTATTTAAAAAGTGGTGGCACGTTTATTTTCAGTTGGGAACACCCACTCTATAATCGAATCAAGAACAATGACGGTGATTTAAGACTAATTAAATCATATCATGAGGAAGGGTCATATGATCATGAGGCATGGAGTTCACCAGCCATGATGCAGCAATTCAAGCTTAGTACCTACATTAATTCGTTAATTAGTCATGGCTTTATGATTGAGAAAATGATTGAGGACGTATGTATAAGTGATGATATCATACCGAAGCATGTAAATGGCTGGTATTCTTATGAAAAAGCAAAAATGATACCAACTACATTGATTATTAAAAGTAGAAAAATTTAA